A stretch of Microbacterium sp. 4R-513 DNA encodes these proteins:
- the map gene encoding type I methionyl aminopeptidase: MIELRTPAEIEAMRPAGRFVAETLATLRDETKVGTNLLAIDRRAHELIRRAGAESCYIDYHPSFGASPFGKVICTSINDAVLHGLPFDYAIRDGDLVSLDFAVSIDGWVADSAVSFVVGTPRDEDLALIDTTERALDAAIQAAVVGNRIGDISHSIAEVAHADGYRINTDFGGHGVGRIMHGDPHVPNDGKPNRGYPLRAGLVVALEPWFLGTTDELVTDPDGWTLRSADGSRGAHSEHTVAITESGPIILTDRSFLGVD; encoded by the coding sequence ATGATCGAGCTGCGCACACCCGCCGAGATCGAGGCCATGCGACCGGCGGGGCGATTCGTGGCCGAGACGCTCGCGACGCTGCGCGACGAGACGAAGGTCGGGACCAACCTCCTGGCGATCGATCGCCGCGCGCACGAGCTCATCCGCCGAGCGGGTGCCGAGTCCTGCTACATCGACTACCACCCCTCATTCGGCGCGAGCCCGTTCGGCAAGGTCATCTGCACGTCGATCAACGACGCCGTGCTTCACGGCCTGCCGTTCGACTACGCGATCCGCGACGGCGACCTCGTCTCGCTCGACTTCGCAGTCTCGATCGACGGCTGGGTGGCGGACTCCGCCGTGTCGTTCGTCGTGGGGACGCCGCGCGACGAGGACCTCGCGCTCATCGATACGACGGAGCGGGCGCTGGATGCCGCGATCCAGGCCGCCGTCGTCGGCAACCGCATCGGCGACATCTCGCACTCGATCGCCGAGGTCGCCCACGCCGACGGCTATCGCATCAACACGGACTTCGGCGGGCACGGCGTCGGCCGGATCATGCACGGCGACCCGCACGTGCCGAACGACGGCAAACCCAATCGCGGGTACCCGCTGCGAGCCGGGCTCGTCGTGGCCCTCGAGCCGTGGTTCCTCGGAACGACCGACGAGCTGGTCACCGACCCGGACGGCTGGACGCTGCGCAGCGCCGACGGCTCCCGGGGAGCCCACTCCGAGCACACCGTCGCGATCACCGAGTCCGGGCCGATCATCCTGACGGACCGCTCGTTCCTCGGCGTCGACTGA
- the dprA gene encoding DNA-processing protein DprA, with protein MTTAAAALDAAKRALAPVRSGIPVDDEHELAARIVWSHLVEPGDGIAGRLIAELGAAAALEAIATDRPSGTPELTSKELEDGHKRWMPRLAAAPIRVALEVAARAQVRLVVPGDGEWPTQVADLGPHAPVALWVRGDRAALARLRPSVAIVGARAATSYGEHVAMEFAADLAGSGIPVVSGAAYGIDGSAHRAALATGGLTVALVAGGVERPYPAGHSQLLNRIASAGAAVSEVPCGSAPTKWRFLQRNRLIAALSDVTVVVEAGWRSGSLNTAAHALEMGRAVAAVPGPVTSAASAGAHRLLRDGAVCVTNADDVRELLGRRSGDGHLFDLRDDRPPTDDRTRVRDALSARAWRDVEELARRSGMSAADVEGILGLLQLNGEVESGYLGWRRSTLPA; from the coding sequence ATGACCACTGCCGCCGCTGCCCTCGACGCTGCCAAGCGCGCGCTCGCGCCTGTTCGGAGCGGCATCCCGGTCGACGACGAGCACGAACTGGCTGCACGAATCGTCTGGAGCCATCTCGTCGAGCCAGGGGACGGCATCGCGGGTCGCCTGATCGCGGAACTCGGTGCCGCCGCAGCGCTCGAGGCGATCGCCACCGACCGGCCGTCAGGGACGCCCGAGCTCACCTCCAAGGAGCTCGAAGACGGTCATAAGCGCTGGATGCCGCGCCTCGCGGCCGCTCCGATCCGGGTGGCGCTGGAGGTGGCCGCCCGAGCGCAGGTGCGGCTCGTCGTGCCGGGCGACGGCGAGTGGCCGACGCAGGTCGCCGACCTCGGTCCCCATGCACCCGTCGCCCTCTGGGTGCGAGGCGACCGCGCCGCGCTCGCGCGCCTGCGGCCGTCGGTGGCGATCGTCGGGGCACGGGCCGCGACTTCTTACGGCGAGCACGTCGCGATGGAGTTCGCCGCGGACCTCGCGGGTTCCGGCATCCCAGTAGTCTCGGGCGCCGCCTACGGCATAGACGGATCAGCCCACCGTGCGGCCCTCGCGACGGGCGGGCTCACCGTCGCGCTCGTCGCCGGGGGAGTCGAACGCCCGTATCCGGCGGGTCACAGTCAGCTGCTCAACCGCATCGCGTCCGCCGGGGCCGCTGTGAGCGAGGTGCCGTGCGGGTCCGCCCCGACCAAGTGGAGGTTCCTTCAGCGCAATCGGCTCATCGCGGCCCTGTCGGACGTCACGGTCGTGGTCGAGGCGGGATGGCGCAGCGGCTCGCTCAACACGGCCGCGCACGCGCTCGAGATGGGACGCGCGGTGGCCGCCGTGCCCGGACCGGTCACGAGTGCCGCGTCGGCCGGTGCTCACCGGCTGCTCCGGGACGGCGCCGTGTGCGTCACGAATGCCGACGATGTCCGCGAGCTGCTCGGCCGGCGATCCGGCGACGGGCATCTCTTCGACCTACGAGACGACCGCCCGCCGACCGACGACCGCACCCGCGTGCGCGACGCCCTGAGCGCGCGGGCATGGCGGGACGTCGAGGAGCTCGCGCGACGCAGCGGGATGTCGGCCGCCGACGTCGAAGGGATCCTCGGCCTGCTGCAGCTGAACGGCGAGGTGGAGAGCGGGTACCTGGGCTGGCGGCGCAGCACTCTTCCGGCCTGA
- a CDS encoding tyrosine recombinase XerC — protein sequence MRLVEAADAYARHVRDVRRLSAATVRAYRADLADFAASSSDLELADVDLEHLREWLWQATKRGDARSTIARRTAAVRGFFAWASESGLVDADPSLRLVAPKRGRTLPNVATADAVGGLLDELARTAAAGDPVALRDHALLEVLYGAGIRVSELCGLDLDDIDSERRTARVTGKGSKERVVPFGGPAAAALDAYLVRGRPALLARRDDVAGERAIFLGARGARLGPRAAYDVVSRVLGPVVGSTVGPHALRHSAATHLLDGGADLRTVQELLGHASLGTTQIYTHVSSERLAATYRLAHPRA from the coding sequence ATGCGGCTCGTGGAAGCAGCGGATGCCTATGCCCGGCATGTGCGGGATGTACGTCGCCTGTCGGCCGCGACTGTGCGCGCCTACCGGGCGGACCTCGCCGACTTCGCCGCCTCGTCCAGTGACCTCGAACTCGCCGACGTCGATCTCGAGCACCTGCGGGAGTGGCTCTGGCAGGCGACGAAGCGCGGGGACGCGCGCTCGACGATCGCCCGCCGCACCGCCGCGGTCCGCGGCTTCTTCGCCTGGGCGTCGGAGTCGGGCCTCGTCGACGCCGACCCGAGCCTGCGTCTGGTCGCCCCCAAGCGGGGCCGGACGCTTCCGAACGTCGCGACGGCCGACGCCGTCGGCGGACTGCTCGACGAGCTCGCCCGGACGGCAGCCGCGGGAGATCCGGTCGCCCTGCGTGATCATGCCCTCCTCGAGGTCCTCTACGGCGCGGGAATCCGCGTCTCGGAGCTGTGCGGCCTCGACCTCGACGACATCGACTCCGAGCGCCGCACGGCCCGCGTGACGGGCAAGGGCTCGAAGGAGCGGGTGGTGCCCTTCGGTGGCCCGGCGGCCGCCGCGCTCGACGCGTACCTCGTCCGGGGACGCCCAGCGCTGCTCGCGCGGCGCGACGACGTCGCCGGCGAACGCGCGATCTTCCTCGGGGCTCGGGGCGCGAGGCTCGGCCCCCGCGCAGCGTACGACGTCGTCTCCCGCGTGCTGGGACCGGTGGTGGGCTCGACGGTCGGCCCCCACGCCCTTCGTCACTCCGCGGCGACCCACCTCCTCGACGGCGGAGCCGACCTGCGGACCGTGCAGGAGCTGCTCGGTCACGCGAGCCTCGGCACGACCCAGATCTATACGCACGTCTCGAGCGAGCGACTGGCCGCGACCTATCGTCTCGCGCACCCGCGCGCGTGA
- a CDS encoding YraN family protein: MAEKDVLGRAGEDRAARYFESLGYTVLSRNWRAPGGELDLVVATATELVVVEVKTRRSVAFGHPFEAVGELKKARLWRLAMAWIAAHRDLVQGRRLRIDAIGLIGPDPATASLEHLEGVV, translated from the coding sequence ATGGCAGAGAAAGACGTCCTCGGACGCGCGGGCGAAGACCGCGCGGCACGCTACTTCGAATCGCTCGGGTACACCGTGCTGTCGCGCAACTGGCGGGCACCCGGGGGAGAGCTCGACCTCGTCGTCGCCACCGCGACAGAGCTCGTCGTCGTCGAGGTGAAGACGCGACGGAGCGTCGCGTTCGGGCACCCGTTCGAGGCGGTCGGCGAACTCAAGAAGGCGCGGCTGTGGCGCCTCGCGATGGCGTGGATCGCGGCGCATCGCGACCTCGTCCAGGGCAGGCGGCTTCGCATCGACGCCATCGGGCTGATCGGCCCCGACCCGGCGACGGCGTCGCTCGAGCACCTCGAGGGGGTCGTGTGA
- the tsf gene encoding translation elongation factor Ts has protein sequence MANFTIADIESLREQLGTGMVDTKKALEEADGDLEKAVEILRLKGAKGNAKRADRSTSEGLIAAKEFDGKVTILELNTETDFVAKNERFIALADKVLEAAATAGADSAEAALAAPAGDQTVAELISDEAAIIGEKVELRRVRTLSGDKFEIYLHKTSKDLPPQVGVVLAYTGDDAETARSLAQHISFANPTYLTRDDVPADEVEKERQIVTEISRNEGKPEAALPKIVEGRVNAFFKQVSLLDQDYAKDNKLSVAQVAKDAGLTLTDFARFKVGA, from the coding sequence ATGGCAAACTTCACGATCGCCGACATCGAGTCGCTGCGCGAGCAGCTGGGCACCGGCATGGTCGACACCAAGAAGGCTCTCGAGGAGGCCGACGGCGACCTCGAGAAGGCTGTCGAGATCCTGCGCCTCAAGGGCGCCAAGGGCAACGCCAAGCGTGCCGACCGCTCGACGAGCGAGGGCCTGATCGCCGCGAAGGAGTTCGACGGCAAGGTCACGATCCTCGAGCTCAACACCGAGACCGACTTCGTCGCCAAGAACGAGCGCTTCATCGCGCTGGCCGACAAGGTGCTCGAGGCCGCCGCCACTGCCGGCGCCGACTCCGCCGAGGCCGCCCTCGCCGCGCCCGCGGGCGACCAGACCGTCGCGGAGCTCATCTCCGACGAGGCCGCCATCATCGGCGAGAAGGTCGAACTGCGTCGCGTGCGCACGCTCTCGGGCGACAAGTTCGAGATCTACCTGCACAAGACCAGCAAGGACCTGCCGCCGCAGGTCGGCGTCGTGCTCGCCTACACGGGCGACGACGCCGAGACGGCTCGCAGCCTCGCGCAGCACATCTCGTTCGCGAACCCCACGTACCTCACGCGTGACGACGTCCCGGCCGACGAGGTCGAGAAGGAGCGTCAGATCGTGACCGAGATCTCGCGCAACGAGGGCAAGCCGGAGGCCGCCCTCCCGAAGATCGTCGAGGGCCGCGTCAACGCCTTCTTCAAGCAGGTCTCGCTGCTCGACCAGGACTACGCGAAGGACAACAAGCTGTCCGTCGCCCAGGTCGCGAAGGACGCCGGTCTGACCCTCACCGACTTCGCACGTTTCAAGGTCGGCGCGTAA
- the rpsB gene encoding 30S ribosomal protein S2, which translates to MAVVTIRQLLDSGVHFGHQTRRWNPKVKRFILTERSGIHIIDLQQSLTYIDKAYEFVKETVAHGGTILFVGTKKQAQEVLAEQATRVGQPYVNQRWLGGLLTNFQTVSKRLARMKELEELNFDDPAASGFTKKELLLKKRELDKLHKSLGGIRNLQKTPSAIWVIDAKREHLAIDEAKKLGIPVIGILDTNADPDEFQYPIPGNDDAIRSVSLLTRIIADAAAEGLIQRHQPTDESADAEPLADWERELLEQGSETTVSGAADVSIAATETEADAAGAAAHDEALAAAPVAVDAEAEADAVEAEVADVVEAPGADA; encoded by the coding sequence ATGGCCGTCGTCACGATTCGCCAGCTGCTCGACAGCGGCGTGCACTTCGGGCACCAGACCCGCCGGTGGAACCCGAAAGTCAAGCGCTTCATCCTCACGGAGCGCAGCGGCATCCACATCATCGACCTTCAGCAGTCGCTGACGTACATCGACAAGGCGTACGAGTTCGTCAAGGAGACTGTCGCGCACGGCGGCACGATCCTCTTCGTCGGCACGAAGAAGCAGGCGCAGGAAGTCCTCGCCGAGCAGGCGACCCGCGTCGGCCAGCCCTACGTCAACCAGCGCTGGCTCGGTGGCCTCCTCACCAACTTCCAGACGGTGTCGAAGCGCCTCGCGCGCATGAAGGAGCTCGAGGAGCTCAACTTCGACGACCCCGCGGCGAGCGGCTTCACCAAGAAGGAGCTCCTCCTCAAGAAGCGCGAGCTCGACAAGCTGCACAAGTCGCTCGGCGGAATCCGCAACCTCCAGAAGACGCCGTCGGCGATCTGGGTCATCGACGCCAAGCGCGAGCACCTCGCCATCGACGAGGCCAAGAAGCTCGGCATCCCCGTCATCGGCATCCTCGACACCAACGCCGACCCGGACGAGTTCCAGTACCCGATCCCCGGCAACGACGACGCGATCCGCTCGGTGAGCCTGCTCACGCGCATCATCGCCGACGCCGCCGCCGAGGGCCTCATCCAGCGTCACCAGCCGACGGACGAGTCGGCCGACGCCGAGCCCCTCGCCGACTGGGAGCGCGAGCTCCTCGAGCAGGGCTCGGAGACCACCGTCTCCGGCGCCGCTGACGTCTCGATCGCCGCGACCGAGACCGAGGCGGACGCGGCCGGTGCCGCCGCGCACGACGAGGCCCTCGCCGCCGCGCCCGTCGCGGTCGACGCCGAGGCTGAGGCCGACGCCGTCGAGGCGGAGGTCGCCGACGTCGTCGAGGCCCCGGGCGCCGACGCCTGA
- a CDS encoding MFS transporter permease, protein MWLRRGFYSWLFPAAFLLPLWLLVGWAVFNAGGWAFLWVLFLAIPAVFIGQLVLTLLVRARGTVRAERAVSWWDVLGFTVWHLLIISLGFFNQAWWAPVMVVTILAGVGLFWLTLWQLWREARPSSMVMYTTEGVAYLSPQAARDASASAPQAHSPDDVFVIAEKREPESR, encoded by the coding sequence ATGTGGCTGCGTCGCGGGTTCTACAGCTGGCTCTTCCCGGCTGCGTTCCTCCTGCCGCTGTGGCTGCTCGTGGGGTGGGCCGTCTTCAACGCCGGAGGATGGGCGTTCCTGTGGGTGCTGTTCCTCGCGATCCCGGCCGTCTTCATCGGACAGCTCGTCCTGACGCTCCTCGTCCGGGCGCGGGGCACCGTCCGCGCCGAGCGGGCGGTCTCGTGGTGGGACGTGCTGGGCTTCACGGTCTGGCACCTGCTGATCATCTCGCTGGGCTTCTTCAACCAGGCGTGGTGGGCACCCGTCATGGTGGTCACGATCCTCGCCGGCGTGGGTCTGTTCTGGCTGACGCTGTGGCAGCTCTGGCGCGAGGCGCGGCCGTCGAGCATGGTGATGTACACGACCGAGGGCGTCGCGTACCTCTCTCCGCAGGCGGCTCGGGATGCCTCGGCCTCCGCCCCGCAGGCGCACAGCCCCGACGACGTCTTCGTCATCGCCGAGAAGCGCGAGCCCGAGTCGCGCTGA
- a CDS encoding DUF2469 family protein, protein MDDEVFEDYDRELELALYREYRDVVSQFQYVIETERRFYLANEVNVVRRDTEHDFYFEISMNDVWVWDIYRADRFVKSVRVLTFKDVNVEELSRRDFHLPEELSLDS, encoded by the coding sequence ATGGATGACGAAGTCTTCGAGGACTACGACCGCGAACTCGAGCTGGCGCTCTACCGCGAATACCGCGACGTCGTCTCGCAGTTCCAGTACGTGATCGAGACCGAGCGGCGGTTCTATCTTGCCAACGAGGTCAACGTCGTCCGCCGCGACACCGAGCACGACTTCTACTTCGAGATCTCGATGAACGACGTCTGGGTGTGGGACATCTATCGTGCCGACCGCTTCGTCAAGTCCGTCCGCGTCCTGACGTTCAAGGACGTCAACGTCGAGGAGCTCTCGCGCCGCGACTTCCACCTGCCGGAAGAGCTCTCGCTCGACAGCTGA
- the pyrH gene encoding UMP kinase has product MIDEATGRRRVLLKLSGEAFGAGQLGVNPDVVSQMAREIAAAVDRVEIAVVVGGGNFFRGAELSQRGMDRGRADYMGMLGTVMNALALQDFLEQAGAATRVQSAISMTQVAEPYIPRRAERHMEKGRVVIFGAGAGLPYFSTDTVAAQRALETKCDEILVAKNGVDGVYTADPRLDASATRIDELTYSDALLRGLKVVDSTAFSLCMDNGIDMRVFGMEPAGNVTRALLGESIGTLVTV; this is encoded by the coding sequence GTGATCGATGAAGCGACCGGACGCCGCCGCGTCCTCCTGAAGCTCTCCGGTGAGGCGTTCGGCGCCGGCCAGCTCGGCGTGAATCCCGACGTCGTCAGCCAGATGGCCCGCGAGATCGCTGCGGCCGTGGACCGGGTCGAGATCGCCGTCGTCGTCGGAGGCGGCAACTTCTTCCGCGGAGCAGAGCTCAGCCAGCGGGGGATGGACCGCGGGCGTGCCGATTACATGGGCATGCTCGGCACGGTGATGAACGCGCTGGCCCTTCAGGACTTCCTCGAGCAGGCGGGCGCGGCCACGCGCGTGCAGTCGGCGATCTCGATGACCCAGGTCGCGGAGCCGTACATCCCACGCCGTGCGGAGCGCCACATGGAGAAGGGCCGCGTCGTCATCTTCGGCGCCGGCGCCGGTCTGCCCTACTTCTCGACCGACACCGTCGCCGCCCAGCGGGCGCTCGAGACCAAGTGCGACGAGATCCTCGTCGCGAAGAACGGCGTCGACGGCGTGTACACGGCGGATCCGCGACTGGATGCCTCGGCCACCCGGATCGACGAGCTCACGTACTCCGACGCCCTCCTGCGCGGGCTCAAGGTCGTCGACTCGACCGCCTTCAGCCTCTGCATGGACAACGGCATCGACATGCGGGTGTTCGGCATGGAGCCGGCAGGCAACGTGACGCGCGCCCTGCTGGGTGAGTCGATCGGCACGCTCGTCACGGTGTGA
- the lepB gene encoding signal peptidase I, protein MTTEQTASAEPVPTPDSSSGTDQRRRGWLYFLRDVVIIVLVAVLVSFLVKTFVVRSFYIPSGSMEDTLLVNDRILVDEITPRFGGYDRGEIVVFRDPGGWLPPAPADTRPPIEQGVDWILSLVGLSAPDSDDHLIKRIIGLPGDHVVCCNAIGQITVNGVPIDESSYLKLPGGETAASGDPFDVVVPDGDLWVLGDNRYRSKDSRYNQDQPGNGFVPLENVVGRAFLITWPLSRFGLLDFHPQVFAGVPDSTGDDSDSGGTDSGTHATPAEEAPGS, encoded by the coding sequence ATGACGACCGAGCAGACGGCCTCCGCGGAGCCGGTTCCCACGCCTGATTCGTCCTCCGGCACGGATCAGCGCCGCCGCGGATGGCTCTACTTCCTTCGCGATGTCGTCATCATCGTGCTCGTCGCGGTCCTCGTCTCGTTCCTCGTCAAGACGTTCGTCGTGCGGTCGTTCTACATCCCCTCCGGGTCGATGGAAGACACGCTGCTCGTCAACGACCGCATCCTCGTCGACGAGATCACCCCGCGCTTCGGCGGGTACGACCGCGGCGAGATCGTCGTGTTCCGCGACCCCGGTGGATGGCTGCCTCCTGCACCCGCCGACACGCGGCCGCCCATCGAGCAGGGCGTCGACTGGATCCTCTCGCTCGTGGGCCTCTCCGCCCCCGACAGCGACGACCACCTGATCAAGCGCATCATCGGCCTGCCGGGCGACCACGTCGTCTGCTGCAACGCGATCGGCCAGATCACAGTCAACGGGGTGCCGATCGACGAGTCCTCGTACCTCAAGCTGCCCGGCGGCGAGACGGCGGCCTCGGGCGACCCGTTCGACGTCGTGGTGCCCGACGGCGACCTGTGGGTCCTCGGCGACAACCGCTACCGCTCGAAGGACTCGAGGTACAACCAGGATCAGCCGGGCAACGGCTTCGTCCCTCTCGAGAACGTCGTGGGCCGCGCGTTCCTCATCACGTGGCCGCTCTCGCGCTTCGGCCTTCTCGACTTCCACCCGCAGGTGTTCGCGGGGGTTCCCGACTCCACCGGCGACGACTCCGACTCGGGCGGGACCGACTCGGGCACGCATGCGACGCCCGCCGAGGAGGCGCCCGGATCGTGA
- the rplS gene encoding 50S ribosomal protein L19, giving the protein MQILDAVDAASLRSDIPAFAPGDTVKVHVNITEGNRSRIQVFQGVVIGRSGDGVRETFTVRKISFQVGVERTFPVHSPVIDHIEIVTRGDVRRAKLYYLRNLRGKKAKIKEKREN; this is encoded by the coding sequence ATGCAGATCCTCGACGCCGTCGATGCGGCCTCGCTCCGCTCCGACATCCCCGCCTTCGCACCCGGCGACACAGTGAAGGTGCACGTCAACATCACCGAGGGCAACCGCTCCCGCATCCAGGTCTTCCAAGGCGTCGTCATCGGCCGCTCGGGCGACGGCGTGCGCGAGACCTTCACGGTCCGCAAGATCAGCTTCCAGGTCGGCGTGGAGCGCACCTTCCCGGTGCACAGCCCGGTCATCGACCACATCGAGATCGTGACTCGCGGTGACGTCCGTCGCGCGAAGCTCTACTACCTGCGCAACCTCCGTGGCAAGAAGGCCAAGATCAAGGAGAAGCGCGAGAACTGA
- a CDS encoding YifB family Mg chelatase-like AAA ATPase: MTVARTWSVALSGLEGSLVEVEADLSNQTPAFQIIGLPDKALGEAARRVFNACANSGLNLPRRHLTVNLSPASLPKSGSGFDVAIAIASLATEAPMDAASVAATVHLGELGLDGRLRPVPGVLPAVAAAAQAGIRRVVVPWANKAEADLVEGMTVLGAVDLAEVARWHGADVDDPGHDPVAGPLTPGEPAVDLDLSEVIGQREAVDALVVAAAGGHHLLMCGPPGAGKTMLARRLPGILPALDDRAALSVASIRSLSGEAVTSLSRVPPFEAPHHSASMAALVGGGSRHVRPGAIARASEGVLFLDEAGEFMGSALDALRQPLEGGSIVIHRAGATAAFPARFQLVLATNPCPCGDYGVVGGSCSCPAMAIRRYLGRLSGPLLDRIDIELSLARVSVAHRQAASAPTLTTAAARERVIDARARAADRLADTPWRLNAHVAGTWLREGPHAPAPVVRRPLDAALHRGALTLRGYDRVLRVAWSIADLAGRQALSVEDVGRALYLKKGITR, encoded by the coding sequence GTGACCGTCGCGCGCACCTGGTCCGTCGCCCTCTCGGGCCTCGAGGGCTCGCTGGTGGAGGTGGAGGCCGACCTGTCGAACCAGACCCCGGCCTTCCAGATCATCGGGCTGCCGGACAAGGCGCTCGGCGAGGCGGCCCGCCGGGTCTTCAACGCCTGCGCGAACAGCGGGCTGAACCTCCCGCGGCGGCACCTGACCGTCAACCTGTCGCCGGCGAGCCTCCCGAAGAGCGGGTCCGGCTTCGACGTCGCCATCGCCATCGCGTCGCTCGCCACCGAAGCGCCGATGGATGCCGCGTCCGTCGCCGCGACCGTCCACCTCGGCGAGCTCGGCCTCGACGGGCGGCTCCGCCCCGTCCCCGGCGTGCTGCCGGCCGTCGCGGCGGCGGCGCAGGCGGGGATCCGGCGCGTCGTGGTGCCGTGGGCGAACAAGGCGGAGGCCGACCTCGTCGAGGGTATGACCGTCCTCGGAGCGGTCGACCTCGCCGAGGTCGCCCGCTGGCACGGGGCGGATGTCGACGATCCCGGTCATGATCCCGTCGCCGGCCCGCTCACCCCCGGCGAACCCGCCGTCGACCTCGACCTCAGCGAGGTGATCGGTCAGCGCGAGGCGGTGGACGCGCTCGTCGTCGCGGCCGCCGGTGGGCACCACCTGCTGATGTGCGGCCCGCCCGGCGCCGGCAAGACGATGCTCGCCCGGCGGCTGCCCGGCATCCTGCCCGCTCTCGACGATCGCGCCGCGCTGTCGGTGGCCTCGATCCGGTCCCTGTCGGGCGAAGCCGTCACCTCGCTCTCGAGAGTCCCTCCCTTCGAAGCTCCCCACCACTCGGCGAGCATGGCGGCACTCGTCGGCGGCGGCTCCCGGCACGTCCGGCCGGGCGCTATCGCCCGCGCGAGCGAAGGGGTGCTGTTCCTCGACGAGGCCGGTGAGTTCATGGGCTCGGCGCTGGATGCGCTGCGCCAGCCTCTCGAGGGCGGCTCGATCGTCATCCACCGCGCCGGCGCGACCGCCGCCTTCCCCGCCCGCTTCCAGCTCGTGCTGGCGACGAACCCGTGCCCGTGTGGCGACTACGGCGTCGTCGGAGGCTCCTGCAGCTGCCCCGCCATGGCGATCCGCCGCTACCTCGGGCGGCTCTCCGGGCCGCTCCTCGACCGCATCGACATCGAACTGTCGCTCGCCCGCGTGTCGGTCGCTCATCGCCAGGCGGCTTCCGCCCCGACGCTGACGACGGCCGCAGCCCGCGAGCGGGTGATCGATGCCCGGGCTCGCGCAGCTGACCGCCTCGCCGACACCCCGTGGCGGCTCAACGCGCACGTCGCGGGCACGTGGCTGCGCGAAGGTCCGCATGCGCCCGCGCCGGTGGTGCGCCGGCCGCTCGATGCGGCGCTGCACCGCGGTGCGCTGACACTCCGCGGCTATGACCGGGTGCTCCGCGTCGCCTGGTCCATCGCCGATCTCGCCGGCCGCCAAGCTCTGAGCGTCGAAGACGTCGGGCGGGCGCTCTACCTCAAGAAGGGAATCACCCGATGA
- a CDS encoding ribonuclease HII gives MTVVEPRLTLERRLLKEWPIVIACDEVGRGALAGPVAVGASVVTPADARRRIPQGLRDSKLVPEPKRADVASRAAKWVSVSAVGWASSVEIDEVGIMRALGLATIRALADLRAHGVVPEEAIVILDGNYDYITPAGAVGLTVRPVIKADRDCASAAAASVIAKVARDTLMTGLHDELPAYNWASNKGYASPDHREAIRAHGISPHHRASWSIADWPTLF, from the coding sequence GTGACCGTCGTCGAGCCGCGGCTGACCCTCGAACGCCGGCTCCTGAAGGAGTGGCCGATCGTCATCGCGTGCGACGAGGTCGGCCGGGGTGCGCTGGCCGGACCCGTCGCCGTGGGTGCGAGCGTCGTGACGCCGGCGGACGCCCGGCGCCGCATCCCGCAGGGGCTGCGCGACTCGAAGCTCGTGCCGGAGCCCAAGCGCGCCGATGTCGCGTCACGAGCGGCGAAGTGGGTGTCGGTGAGCGCCGTCGGCTGGGCGAGCAGCGTCGAGATCGATGAGGTCGGCATCATGCGCGCCCTCGGTCTCGCGACGATCCGTGCGCTGGCGGACCTCCGGGCCCACGGCGTGGTGCCCGAAGAGGCGATCGTGATCCTCGACGGCAACTACGACTACATCACGCCGGCCGGAGCGGTCGGTCTGACGGTGCGACCGGTCATCAAGGCCGATCGCGACTGCGCGAGTGCGGCCGCGGCATCCGTCATCGCGAAGGTCGCACGCGACACGCTCATGACGGGCCTGCACGACGAGCTCCCCGCCTACAACTGGGCGAGCAACAAGGGCTACGCGAGCCCCGACCACCGCGAGGCGATACGCGCGCACGGCATCAGCCCGCACCACCGCGCGTCGTGGTCGATCGCCGATTGGCCGACGCTCTTCTGA
- a CDS encoding M23 family metallopeptidase: MPRRRPLRRPLRVAGAAVIITTAAVMGSPASAAGPELSDGGWVWPVSPFRVVEPYVQPAHRYAPGHRGIDIEPTDGFEIVAPADGTIAFAGAVADRSLLTIDHGGGLVTTLEPVMSELQPGTGVVRGQPIGAIGLGGHTPPGALHFGVRLDGEYINPLLLLGGIPRAVLLPCCG; this comes from the coding sequence ATGCCGCGACGCCGTCCTCTCCGCCGTCCGCTCCGCGTCGCGGGCGCTGCCGTCATCATCACGACGGCAGCGGTCATGGGATCGCCGGCCTCCGCGGCGGGGCCCGAGCTGTCCGACGGAGGCTGGGTGTGGCCGGTCTCCCCCTTCCGGGTCGTCGAGCCGTACGTGCAGCCGGCGCATCGCTACGCTCCGGGGCACCGCGGCATCGACATCGAGCCGACGGACGGCTTCGAGATCGTCGCGCCCGCCGACGGGACCATCGCATTCGCCGGAGCGGTCGCCGATCGCTCGCTGCTGACGATCGACCACGGCGGCGGCCTCGTGACGACCTTGGAACCCGTCATGTCGGAACTGCAGCCGGGCACCGGCGTGGTGCGGGGGCAGCCGATCGGTGCGATCGGACTCGGGGGTCATACGCCCCCCGGCGCTCTGCACTTCGGCGTGCGGCTCGACGGCGAGTACATCAATCCGCTGCTGCTGCTGGGCGGCATCCCGCGGGCCGTGCTCCTCCCCTGCTGCGGATAG